The sequence AAAGATTCTCGGGATTGCTGAGCAGTTAGATAAAAAACCAGCAGAGTTAAGTGGTGGACAGAGACAGCGGGTGGCAATGGGTAGAGCGATTGTGCGGGAGCCAAAAGTGTTTTTGTTTGATGAGCCGCTGAGCAATCTTGATGCAAAAATGAGGGTGCAGATGCGAGTTGAACTTGCAAAACTCCATAAAATGCTTGGCACAACAATGGTTTATGTGACCCATGACCAGGTTGAGGCAATGACGCTCGGAGAGAAAGTCGTGGTGATGAACAAAGGGAAGATAATGCAGTTTGGGAAGCCAGACAAGCTCTATGATAAGCCAATGAATTTGTTTACAGCTGGTTTTATTGGCTCGCCCCCTATGAATTTTCTGAACTGCGTGCTTTCGCAGAAACCAGATGGGATTTATCTTGTAAAAGATGATTTTAACTTGAGATTGCCTGATGGAGTTGAAAAGGTGATTGGGAACTTTGTTGGCAGTGAGGTTGTACTGGGAATAAGGCCAGAGGATATCTACGATAAGTTGTTTGCAGTTGGGGCGACGCCTTACAACACCTTCCGCATTCGTGTGGATGTGCGTGAGACGATTGGCTCTGATGTTTTCATTTATTTCCCAATTGCAGGGACAAACTTTGTAGCTAGAGTTATGCCCAAATCAAAGGCAGAAAGTGGGCAGGAAATGGAAATTGTATTTGACACCCAGAAACTCCACATATTTGATAGAAAGACAGGAGATAGATTGTGGTAATAAGGGGGAGGGGGTGCGTTTCCATTGGAGACAATAATTTGTGATTGCTGCCTCTTCGGAAAGGGGGTGGATTTCAAGTGGAAAAAAGTGTTTGTTTTGCTTTCTCCATGCTTTCTGCATACTCTGCATAGTTTCTGATGCACTTTGGATTGCTCAGCGGAAACGGAAGGTTTTCAACTACGGTCTTCGTAAGGTCGTGCACAAAATATGTGCCTTTTTCCGTAACTCTATGCTCCCTAATATAGCCAGTAACTCTCAGGATTTGCAGGACCATCTTTATACTCTGCGGCAGTTTGTTACAGACAGCAGGGTCCATCTGAAGTTTGTAAAGTTCATGTGCAAAGGTTCTCCAGGACTTTGCCCTTTCATCAAGTTCTGCGTAAAACACACGACGCTTCCTTTCCTTAATACTCTCTAGGTAAAGTTCAATTGGTGGATTCACTGTCTGTATGTTACCACATGTACTGAAGGCACCAGGACCTAAACCAAAGTAGTCATGCACAAGCTCATCCTTGGATGAAGCGTATATGCGCTTGCTTTTCGCAAAAACCCAAACACTATCTCTTCTGTATCCCTTTTCTTTAAGGAGGGCCCATGCATTCTCGATTGCACGAAACATGCTCTGAGCATCTACACCAGGTCGGGCCCTGACACCTGGAATAGAAAGATAGGGATAGATTGTAATCTGATCAGGGCCTATGTTTCCAATCACGGCTACATCCTTCAAGAATTCGTTGAGGTTTTGGCTCGGTAGACCGACCATCAAATCAATGTTGACAGAGAGACCGAGACCCTGAGCAGCATCAACAACACTTTCTACCATCTTTTCCGTTGCTCTTGCTCTCCTAACTGCCGTGAGTGCACTGGACTGAAGGGTCTCAACACCCATGCTTATCTTAGTAACTCCACCTGCAGAGATTTTCTCAAGATACTCTGGCTTGAACCCAAACGGATTCCCTTCCATTCCAACTTCTTCAAGTTCAACATGCTCTCTGAGAACGGAAAGCAACCCGCAGATTTCCTCTGGTCCCAGAAGGTTTGGCGTACCGCCACCAACGTAAAGCCAGCTTGCTCTACCTTTCAATCGCTGCAGTCTAACCTCTTTTTTCACACTTTCCAGATATTTTTCTTTCAACTTTTCATCGTAGAGCACCTTGTAGAAAGGGCAGAAAGAGCAGAACATTCTGCAAAATGGGACATGTAGATAGAGTCCAAAACTTGAGGTATCTGTGTTTTCCGCATTCCATTCAATGGATGTGTATGTGAAGCCAACTTTGGAGAAGCTTCGGGATAGCATAGATTTGGAGATTTCAGGAATCAATGGTAGCACCTTTTTTACGATGATGCTACCGATTATAAAAATCATTCGGTAGAGAGATTTGTGCGAATAAGGGAGGGTGGGTGGTTTTCAAGTGGAAACTGGGCTATCCGCCCTACGGTACCACGAGGGTTGGCACCCTTACGGTAACCTGCGTCAAGGAGATGCTTTCAGCATCTCCGAACCGACCCCCGTTTTGGATGAAAACTTTTTGGGCGAAGCCTGAAAAGGTTTCCCCGAATAAACATATGCCAGTTTTCACTCTATTGCGACAAAACTTTCCTCAACTTGTTCCTGATTTCAATTCTCTTTTCTTTATCGTAGATTGCGTTCTCCACCACTTTATCCACAAGTAAGGGTAATTTATCTATTGGGATTGTTTCTAATGTATAACCCATATCTCTTACCTGTTTTTTTATGACAAAGTCCGCAATAGGCCCTGCTGCATCCACCACTATGTTCCGCATTTTTTCTAGCAATTCCCTTGTTTCACTCAATGTTTGCCTCCCTTTCCTTCCTGCTCTTCTAGCTCCTTAAGAGCAATAACAGCAGTGTTCTGCAACCTCTGGAAGGCCTTTGCAATCTCTTCAATTACAGGTTCCTCGGTTTCTATTTTCAACGGCTCAGAGGTTTCGCCTTTACTTATCTTGTCTGCTGTTTCTCTAAACTTCTCAAGCGCCTTATTAAATGGTCGAAGAATTGCACCCGAAAGGAAGATACTGCCCACTACACTGGCTATTAAAACTACTGCTGTAATTATAATGAAATAAAACGGCACGAGGGAAATTGTTGAATCCATCTTATGCGCAGCATCTTCTACCGCATGAAGTACTTCCTCCTCAGGGATGACTATGCCCATTGACCACCCTACAGATGAAAGTGGTGCAAATGCGATTATTTTTTGGCCTGAAGATAATGTGATTTCCTTTTCGCCGACACTGCCATTCAGCATTTCCTTTATCACGGATGCAACATTTAGGTCTGGACTGCTTAACAGGCTTATATTTTCCATCGCTTCAACCATCTCATCCGTCCAATTCTGGCTTTCTGCGGGCTTTAGTATCTCATACAGGGCTTTCTTGTGTGTTTCGTTCCAGATAATCTCTTCTATTCCCTCCTGAGGCATCTCAATTACCTGCCCTTCATCAGAGAGAATAAACACATAGCTTCCATTTGTATATCTGGCTTTATTCGCAAACTCAGTTAGGGTAGAGAGCAGAATATCTATGCCCACCGTTCCTATAAACTCTGAGTTCTGATAAATAGGAGCAATACAACTAGTCATCCAGACGCCCTTTGTAGCATCAAGATATGGCGGCATCCAGACCACATCTTTCTGCGGATTGTGTTGTGGGTCTGCAAGAACCACATAGTCCTGTGTATCATCGTCTAGTTCATCATAACCAGGGTCCTCTCTCAGAAGTTCTTCATAAGAAAACCAAGGATAGCAATTTGAAAAACCACCTAACCGCACATTCCACACAAGGTCTGCGGTATCATTGTGCTTATTGTAAATTTCCGAAAATATTATATCAAATAGCATCACTTTGTGGAGTTCTTCTGTCACATATGCCCTATAACTTTCATTTGAAAAGGTATTATTCACTACTTTAGCGGAAAGATAGGGATTTCCCAGTCCTCTACCCTCCCAATCGGCATAGACCCCGAACTCGGGATGAATATAGCCAAAGCCAGGCAGTCCTGTGTGATTCTTGTCTGGATAATAATCAGGCCGGTAAGCATCTTTAAACATTGAATAATTGTTGTATACCTTGTCTGCAAATTCCTGAAGAACTTTTGTATCTTTCCAGTAACTCTCAAAGAAGGAATTTACCTCGGCACTCTTGCTCTCAATCCACTGCAGAATCTTCACTTCATTCTCCTTCAATACCTTTGTTCTCATTTCATTTATTGCACTCTCTTTCATGTTCTGCATCATTATTCCAGATATCGCAGAAAGCAGGAGCAAGGGCAAGACCGCAAAGAGAGTTGTTGTAATCATTACCTTTCTTGTTAGACGCATGGTTATCACCTTACTTGAGATACGGCGCAGTATATATTTCTTGCTTTATGTGTCATGCTGTCTGGTATCATTTAATATATGAAGAACGAAAGCCAGAATATACTGGCTACATCTGGCTAATGAGAGACAAAAATGGAAAAATACTAATACTTAAAACATCGATAATCTATGTCGGTGGTAAAAATGAGCATAACTCTATCCAAGGAAGAAGAGAAGTTTGTAGAGGCAATCCGCACTCCTGAAGAAATGGAGAAATTCCTAGAAAAAAAATTCGATGAGACGATAGATAGAATTCTCCATTACTCAAGAGAGGTCACAGAAAGAAAGAGAAAGTTCTATGAGACGACGCGAAAGGCAATCCTCGTAGAATCCAGTCCCATGGAACTGAAGGGCTGCGGGGAAATGGAGGAGGCTGTAAGGTATGCAAACACCATATTCTCTTGGGCGAGCAACTTATGTAAAAGAATGTGGCCATATATTTGGCTATATTATGTCAGACCCGGAGTTATCTACTCTATACAGCCTATACGGCACAACCCATTAGAACCAGAACGAGATATGTTGTCATCCCGTTCTTTTCATTACGGGCACAGTGCAAAGATGGAGGACTCGGTGGTGACCGCAGTGGAATTCTTTATCTCACCGAAAATCTTACAATTCAATATATAGAAAGGGAGCCAACACCCCTTACACCAATGGAAAGATTCTGTCGCAGAGTGCTCAGGGTATATGCGAATGAAAGATTCAGGAATCCGATACAGATGGCAAGTTATCTGCACAAGAACCTCCTGAAGAGAGTAGTAGAGCATATAGAGAGCGGTGAGGTTTATAGTGATGTAACCTCCTCCATCATAGATTTATACGATCAACTCTTTGTTGGATGTACGCTTGACTCACTTGAAGAGCTCTGCAATATGAAATTCTTCTGTGCGGAGATGCTTCCTTATCTCAACGAGAATGACCTGAAAAACTATCCTATGATAAAAAGGACCGAGAAAAAGATCAGGAAACTAATACTGGATTTGGATATGTCTTCCGATGTGTCTAATGTGGAGAAGGTATAATCTAGACAGGGATGCTAATTCCGAGAACACTCTACTTTGTTTCTGAAAAAAATTTTCAGATTTGTTCTGCTTTTATCCCGTCTGTCACCTCTTCTATTTTTTTCACCAACTCTTTTAGTCCCTCACCATTTCTTGCAGAAATCACAATTGGATTCAGATGCATTTCCATCTCCACAACTTGCCTCGCATTTTCTCTTTTCGCCTCATCCATCAAATCTGCCTTGGTTATTACAAACAACAACCTCTTTGAGAGTTGTTTCTCATTTCCAAATCGGCTCATATATTGATTTATCTGGTTAACCACAACTCGTGCCTTTCTCACAATTTCAGTGGGCGAGTCAGAGCCATCGAGAAGCAGAAGCACCACATCTGCATACTGGATTTCTTCATAGGTAGAGCGAAAAGCATCTATGATGTAGAGCGGCATCCCATCAATGAACCCCACCGTATCAACAAGCAAGAACTTTAATTTCAGGTTGTTGATTCTTCTCACGAGCGTTGAGAGCGTGGTAAACATCCTATCATCGGTATAGGCTTTTTCGCCAGCTAGTGCATTCAGTAAAGTGGTCTTTCCAGCATTCGTGTAACCTGCCAATGCAATGGAAACATAATTCAGTTCTTTCCTTCTCGCTCTCTGCAACTCCCTTGCCTTCCTATACTTTTCCAGTGTTCTACGGATTTTGGCAGCTCTTCTTTTAATTAGGTCAAAATATTGGTCAACCATGTATTCTCCGCCAGCATAAGCACCGCTGTGTTCCCCTGTTTTATAACGATGCACATATTCTCGCATCAGCGGAATCTCGTACTGCAATTTTGCAAGTTCCACCTGCAGTTTTGCTTCCACACTGTTTGCATTTCTCATAAATATTTCTAGAATAAGCGAAGTCCGGTCTATCACCTTAGCTCCAGTTTCTTTCTCTATATGGTAAATCTGTGCAGGTTCAAGTGGGTCATTAATAACCAGAAGATCAACTTTCTCTTCTTTCATTCTTTCCCTTATCTCTTTGATTTTTCCCGCACCAACATAGTATTTCCTATCTGGAAAATCTCTTTTCTGGACAACACACTCCCTCACAGAGTATCCAATTGTTCTTATCAACTCGCTTATCTCCGTAACATCTTTTCTTATAGAAACAAGAAAAACCTCCTTCTTCTCTCCTTTCCCATTCCCTTCTTCTTGTATTCCATTTGCTTCTCGCATTTCTTCCGCTTTTGCAGTGGAAATGGACCCCCTCCCCCTTTCTTTCGCCCTCCTCCCATCTTGAGTGTTTAACACTTCCTCTGCAGTGGAAATAAAGGTCCTCCCCCTTACTTAAGCATCGGAATCTTTACGCCTGCTTTTTTCGCAAATGCAATTGCTTCTTCGTATCCTGCGTCTGCATGCCGTACAATCCCCATGCCAGGGTCAGTGGTAAGCACCCTCTCTATTCTTTTCTCCGCGTTTTCAGTTCCATCTGCAACAACAATCATTCCCGCATGGGTTGAGTAACCTATTCCAACACCACCTCCGTTGTGAAGTGCCACAAGGTCTGCACCTGCAGCCACATTCAGCATTGCATTCAGCAATGGCCAATCAGCGATTGCATCACTACCGTCTTTCATGCCCTCTGTCTCTCTGTAGGGCGAGGCCACAGAGCCACAATCTAAATGGTCTCTTGTGATTGTCACAGGGGCCTCAAGTTCACCGCTGGCAACCATCTTATTTATTATTTTTCCGAATTTTGCGCGCTCACCATAACCAAGCCAGCAAACTCTTGCGGGTAAGCCCTCAAATGGCACATACTTTTCCGCTAGTTGTATCCAGTTCACCAGTTGCTTGTTATGGGCAAATTCTCTCATCACAACATCATCTGTCTTCAGAATGTCCTCCTTATTCCCGGACAACGCAACCCATCGGAAAGGTCCACGACCTTCACAGAACATTGGTCTGATGAACAGCGGCACGAAGCCCTGGAAAGCAAAAGCATCCTTGAATCCTCTCGTGTACGCCTGCGCCCTGATGTTGTTCCCATAATCAAACACCACCGCACCTCTTTCCAGGAATTTAACCATTGCCTTCACATGTTCTACCATGGAATCCATGGCCATATTGATGTATTTTTCTGGCTCGCTCTTTCTCAGTTCCTCTGCCTCCTTTACACTCAGCCCCTTTGGCACATAACCGTTTAATGGGTCGTGGGCGCTTGTCTGGTCGGTCACCACATCCGGCTGAAAACCACGTTCCACGAGCAGCGGCTCAATTTCTGCACAGTTGCCCACCAAACCAATTGAGAGCCCCTCTCCTCTTGTTTTTGCATCCATTGCAATTTTGAGTGCCTCCTCCACATCATAAACAATCATGTCGCAGAATCCCCGCTCCACACGTCTCTTTATTCTTCGCTCATCCACTTCAATATCAATGCACACGCCATGGTTCATTTTCACAGCAAGTGGTTGGGCACCACCCATTCCTCCCATTCCACCTGTAAGCACAATTTTTCCTTTTAAACTTCCATCAAAATATTTTCTGGCTGCAGCGGCAAAGGTCTCATAGGTGCCTTGAATTATTCCCTGGGTTCCAATGTATGCCCAGCCCCCTGCCGTCATCTGCCCGTACATTATCAGTCCGAGTTTTTCAAGTTCATAGAATTTCTCCCAGGTGCTCCATCGCGGCACGAGATGAGCATTCGCAATAAGTACCCGCGGTGCATTCTCATGGGTACGGAAAACTCCGACGGGCTTGCCGGATTGCACGAGCATTGTTTCATCATTTTCAAGATTTGTGAGCGTCTCAACAATCGCATGATAACAATCCCAATTCCTTGCAGCTTTCCCAGCGCCACCGTAAATTATCAACTCATCTGGTTTTTCCGCATTTTCCAGGTTGTTCTGGAGCATTCGCAGAATTGCCTCCTGCCTCCAACCTTTGCACACAAGCTCTTTTCCTCTTCTTGCGGTGATGGGCAAGGGCTCACCTCACTTCTTCTTTTTCTTTTCCTCTGGCTCCTCCTTTTTCACAACAGAAACAAAGACGGCATCGCCTGTTCTCACCCTCAAAGTATCAGCATCTGGCTTCCTTATCCTTATGATGTTCTCTTCCCAGATGTCGTCCCTTACTACTTTCAATGTAACCGAGCCATGGGCACTTCTCACCAACACACTGTCTTCATCAGTTAATCCCATTTTCTCATAATCTGCTGGGTTGATTTTTGCCACTCCACTGCCCGGCAACGAGCTGACCCATACCCGCATTGTTGCGATTTCTTCAGTCACAATTCTCACCATCACAGGAAAAAGCAAGAGGATAGAAATAAGTTTCTATGAAAGGGATACAAGGTAAGCAGGAAGGCAAAGGTGGAAAAGGTAGGAAAATAGGTTTTACTCCTGCCCTGGTTTCAGCACGAGCTTGAGCACAAGCCCTTCCTTACTTTTTCCAACTTCCAGTTTTTTTATCATTTTTTACACCTCCATACTTTCTTTTCAAAACATTCACAGTCACTAAAACCAGCACTCCGAGCATTGAGTAGTGCCAGGATGTTTCAGGCACAACCGTAGTGTTTGCACTGTCACTGCTTTCTTGGAACTTTACACCATAGAGCGATGTGTAGTTCAGGAATGCCCAGTTCATGAGTGTGCCTTGCGTAACATTCACACTTACCTGCAAAGTCACATAGTGGCTCCCAGGAGCGACATTCGTAAAGTGCCATCGCACCACATTTCCATCTAACACACCACCGTCAGAAGCAGAAACAAAATCCACACCATCTGGTAATGTGTCGTTAATCCAGACATGCCCTGCTATGCCCGTGCCTGTGTTGTTGTAGTAAATTGTGTATGTGAGAATCTCGCCATAACTTGCAACCGTTTTGTCAACAACCTTTTCAACCAGAATTATTGGTCTTCTGCAGAGCACCTGTGCACTTGCCTGGCTCGAGGGCATGCTTCTCCGCAGCTGGTCCTTGTAAGTCAGGTTGACTATATTCGTGAGGGTAACACCATCGCCAACAGTAGCATTCACCTGCACAGTGATTGTCAGTGCATTCTGGCTATCATGCACTACAGTGCCGAAATACCATCTGTAGGTTCTGCCGTCTGTTGAGGTGTATGGAATGCTTGAGGAGACAAAGGCGACACCATCTGGTAATGTATCATTTATCCAGACCTCCTTTGCGTTTCCATCACCTGTGTTGTTGTAGTAGATTGTGTAGATGATTTGGCTACCTGGCTGTGTCTCGGAAACATCTGCAATCTTGTCAACGGCAATGTATGGTGCCTTTCTGTCATTGGGTGCGTTTCGTGTGGGAGAGGAAGAGATGTAGAAATCTGAACTTGTGTTTGTGTCAATTGGTCTCCCTGTATCTTCATGCTTGAATCTCGCCCAGCTCTCTCCACTATCCATACGAGGATAAGTGGTCTCGTCAATTATCTCAGTTGCAGTTCTTCGCAATGTGATAATTGCACCAGTATCTGGCAATTGGTTTGACAGAGACACAGATAAGTACTCACTTCCAGAGCCAAAGGGTCCTAGTACAGTCCCGGTTGGGAAAGTATAGATTCTCGTAGTGCCACGATAAATATACCAGCCACCTATGTTCACACTGCTATCCGTGGGATTTGCAATTTCAATCCATTCTGGGTTGGGATAGGAAGAGATTTCGTTGATTACAATCAAGGCAAAAGCACCAATTACAGAGGTATTAGCAAAGGCACTGGAATTTTGAAGTTTATTGCCAGCAGCATCAGTATAGTTCAGGGAGACAGAATTTGTGATGGTGATGCCAGTAGGTGCGGTTGTGTTAATCCGCACAGTGATTGTAAGTGCGTTCATACCCACGCTTACATTCTCCAACACCCATTTGTAAGTCCTGCCATCTGTTGAATTATATGGAATTGAGGAGGTTACGAATGTAACATAGTCGGGCAATGTATCATTTATCCAGACATACTTGGAATTTGCAGAGCCCGTGTTGTTGTAGTAAACAGTGTAGTTGAGCCAGTCCCCTGGTGAGGCAGTTTCTCTGTCCACAATTTTTCCGACTACAATGTAAGGGGCATTGTATAATATTGCACAAGAATAGATACTTTCTGGCATTTTTCTGCCAAGTATGTCAGTGTAATTCACTGACACATTGTTATAAATTGCTGTAGTTGGAGGAATGCTCTCATTGACTCTTGCTGTAAAAGTAATGCTGTAAGAACCTGGAGCAAGATTTGTGAAATTCCAGTAGTAAGTTTTCCCTGCAATTCCCGATGGAGCAGGAGAAGCAGACACAAACTCCAGATAAGGCGAGAGCGTATCATTCACCCATACATTTCTTGCTCTTCCATCACCTGTGTTGTTGTAGTAAATTGTGTAGTTCACATACTCCCCAGGAGAAAGAATTATCTGCTTGTCTGCAATTTTCACCACATTTATGAGTGGTGCCTTTCTGTCGTTCCAGGTGCCACTTGTGGGAGATGAAGAAATATAAAAGTCCCAGGTATCAACATCTGTGTCCTCTGGCTTACCGTCATAGGCATTTTTGTATCTTGATAAGGTTGCACCAGAAGGAATGGTAGTAAACTGCACTTCATCAATTAAAGTCCCTGTGTTTGTGTACAACCTTACCCCCGTAGCTGTGGCAATGTTAGTTGTGGGTGTAACAACCCTGTACTCGCTTCCAGACCCGAAGGCACCTATTATGTTGGTTCCCTGAAAAGTGTATACTGTTCTCCAATTGTTCCCGATGCGGGCCTGCAGATACCAATTTCGCACATCTATCTGGCTTGATGTAGGATTTGCTATTTCTATCCAGTTCCCAGATGTGGAAACTTCGTTGATTACGAGATGATTGTCTATCGGCAATGCTCTATCGTTTCTCTGTCTTTGTGTGGGCGAATCCGAAATGTAGAAGTCATGGGAATCTGTATCAGTATCCACAGGTTTTCCGTTGTATGGCGAATAATACCTTGCCCAGGTCTGCCCAGCACCAAGATTTGCAGGATATCTTGTCTGGTCTGTTCGTGTGTTTGTTTGGTCTTGTATCCTTACAGTTCTGGAATTCGAAGGGAATGGATTAGTTGTGAAAGTCACAACCAAATATTCATTTCCTGACCCAAAGGCACCGATTATTGTACCAGATGGAAATGTGTATATCACAGTGTTTCCTAGCAGAATATCCCAGCCAGAAATGTCAATCGGATTTTCCGTTGGATTCACAATCTCTATCCAGTCATTGCTTCCATAAGTGTAAATTTCATTTATCACAACATCCGTGCCATAGGTGTTGCGAACACCAATTCTTTCCCGCATCAAATTTGTAATCAGTGCACTGTCGCTCCAGTCCCCTGCCTTAAACCAGTTCTTTGTCGCGAATCTAATCACGCTCCTGTTTCCAATATCTTGCAAAATTCCTCTTGGCAATGCACATTCCATCTCATGGCTACCAATTGCAGCACTAACATTTCCCATGTAGGTCCAGTAGGTCCAGTTCTGTTCAACAATGTATGTTTCATAATGATAAACCTCGCTCGTGTAAATTGTGTTGTTCTTCCCAGTAACCATTATCATGTATTCGGCACCCATCTCTCCCCTGTAAACTCTAAACCCGGTTAAGCGATTGCCATCTATGTCTATGAACACGAATAAAGCGTCCATGCCTTCAAGCACAGGGACTTCTGGTGGCGGTGGCGTCACAACCTCGCTCGGTCTTTCCACAATCATTGGCAATTCCTCGCCAGCAAGCACAACGCCATAGGTTGAGAGATAGAAGGACACATTCTCCATGTCCACCATTCCATACTTTGCAATGTCCACACTGGGCCAGACAAATCTGCCAGGCGGGAAAGTGTCATTTTCAGTATCTGTATTAAGCATCACATTTTGCCAGTCAGCAAATGCACCATCAATCACAATTTCTTGTGGCACTGTCTCCACATAAGTGTTGCCAATAAAACTGGAATAAAGCGTTGCTGTACCATTTTCCACAAAAACATCGCTCCGGCTTGGAATTCTCAATCCCACAGATTTCCCAATCGCACTTGAATTCAACCTCGCATAAATACCAATTTCCATCTCACTGTTTTTCTCAAGCGGCATTGAAACATTAAAGCGGAACATCCCGTCTGTGTAATTTCCAGCAACTACATTATTTCCAGCCCTTAACTCAATTCCATCAAAATCAGTTGCACTGGCATTCCCTGCAATGCTCACATTGATTTGCCTGATCCAGTTCTCCTTTGCCTTTGTCTCAACACTAAGGCGGAGCAATTCTACATTCTGGCTATGATTAACAATGCCATGTTCAGGATTGCTTTGTGTGATAACAATTGCGCCCGGATGTGTGGAAACCACGGCCTGGCCCCTGCTTCTGTTCCCGTAGTTATCCTGTGCGTAAAACACAATCCTTGGTATTGAAGCTGGCTGTGTGAGCGTGAACTGTCCCTCAAATCGTTGTCCATCAACAGCTCCTTTGCCACTGTATTTGCTTTCAAACCCGTTAAAATCTGTCTGATTCCTGCTCGAGTTCCATTGATAGGCAGAGGCACTTTTTACTGCACAATCCCAGCCAGAAAACACAGCCATGTAGTCAGCCCCTATGCCAGAAATTGCATAGCCTGTGCTTGCGTTATCATCTGCATCCACAAACATGAAGAAGGCATCAGTTTCGTTGAATGCTTTACCCAGCATCGCAGCATCTCTCACCTCCACATAGAAGGAGAGATAGTTTCTGTAGAGATGCACACCGTATTTACCAATCTCCACACTTGGATTCTGTAAGCTATAGACAGGGTTTTCATAGATTGTCGTGCCTTCCCAATCCTCAAATTTGCCATCTATTGTGATGCCTGGATAAATCACGAACATACTGTAGATAAGCAAGGGCAGTAGAAAGAACATGAAGAACACAATAACAACAGTCCAGGTTTTT comes from Thermoplasmata archaeon and encodes:
- a CDS encoding lamin tail domain-containing protein, which gives rise to MNTYTAEELAQLLEISIARAEILVERGLCTYDALSKISKEELAEINGIGIKCAEKIKSNLEKLRERNGNGNGKLGKDIKERWKRVSESDKEVFETKEVKELEEAYRYYDELTRIQPELPKAWEIKGEILAKLSRYSEACVCFEKAAALAKEGEVYKRRILEIIAERESGKKKRDVLRELLERYDALLAKQPRNPDLLKTKAEILRQMGETEKAEAVLSTIHAIEKSKEAKVVHTPKGIVSKSPFAEGARSENGITNGKINGRINGKINGRINGKTNGKSVQGLINGRTLHYKPGKINGLINGVATGRGATYGKVNGLINGFVMAHREGLINGAGLKYDIGKPKKKKGVPESVKKTWTVVIVFFMFFLLPLLIYSMFVIYPGITIDGKFEDWEGTTIYENPVYSLQNPSVEIGKYGVHLYRNYLSFYVEVRDAAMLGKAFNETDAFFMFVDADDNASTGYAISGIGADYMAVFSGWDCAVKSASAYQWNSSRNQTDFNGFESKYSGKGAVDGQRFEGQFTLTQPASIPRIVFYAQDNYGNRSRGQAVVSTHPGAIVITQSNPEHGIVNHSQNVELLRLSVETKAKENWIRQINVSIAGNASATDFDGIELRAGNNVVAGNYTDGMFRFNVSMPLEKNSEMEIGIYARLNSSAIGKSVGLRIPSRSDVFVENGTATLYSSFIGNTYVETVPQEIVIDGAFADWQNVMLNTDTENDTFPPGRFVWPSVDIAKYGMVDMENVSFYLSTYGVVLAGEELPMIVERPSEVVTPPPPEVPVLEGMDALFVFIDIDGNRLTGFRVYRGEMGAEYMIMVTGKNNTIYTSEVYHYETYIVEQNWTYWTYMGNVSAAIGSHEMECALPRGILQDIGNRSVIRFATKNWFKAGDWSDSALITNLMRERIGVRNTYGTDVVINEIYTYGSNDWIEIVNPTENPIDISGWDILLGNTVIYTFPSGTIIGAFGSGNEYLVVTFTTNPFPSNSRTVRIQDQTNTRTDQTRYPANLGAGQTWARYYSPYNGKPVDTDTDSHDFYISDSPTQRQRNDRALPIDNHLVINEVSTSGNWIEIANPTSSQIDVRNWYLQARIGNNWRTVYTFQGTNIIGAFGSGSEYRVVTPTTNIATATGVRLYTNTGTLIDEVQFTTIPSGATLSRYKNAYDGKPEDTDVDTWDFYISSSPTSGTWNDRKAPLINVVKIADKQIILSPGEYVNYTIYYNNTGDGRARNVWVNDTLSPYLEFVSASPAPSGIAGKTYYWNFTNLAPGSYSITFTARVNESIPPTTAIYNNVSVNYTDILGRKMPESIYSCAILYNAPYIVVGKIVDRETASPGDWLNYTVYYNNTGSANSKYVWINDTLPDYVTFVTSSIPYNSTDGRTYKWVLENVSVGMNALTITVRINTTAPTGITITNSVSLNYTDAAGNKLQNSSAFANTSVIGAFALIVINEISSYPNPEWIEIANPTDSSVNIGGWYIYRGTTRIYTFPTGTVLGPFGSGSEYLSVSLSNQLPDTGAIITLRRTATEIIDETTYPRMDSGESWARFKHEDTGRPIDTNTSSDFYISSSPTRNAPNDRKAPYIAVDKIADVSETQPGSQIIYTIYYNNTGDGNAKEVWINDTLPDGVAFVSSSIPYTSTDGRTYRWYFGTVVHDSQNALTITVQVNATVGDGVTLTNIVNLTYKDQLRRSMPSSQASAQVLCRRPIILVEKVVDKTVASYGEILTYTIYYNNTGTGIAGHVWINDTLPDGVDFVSASDGGVLDGNVVRWHFTNVAPGSHYVTLQVSVNVTQGTLMNWAFLNYTSLYGVKFQESSDSANTTVVPETSWHYSMLGVLVLVTVNVLKRKYGGVKNDKKTGSWKK